From one Paenibacillus terrae HPL-003 genomic stretch:
- a CDS encoding DUF6492 family protein produces the protein MSAQSDGPRKGSLTIDVLIPAIDKDIATLPLVIDSLRHHVQHRIGTIYIVSPQSTGIRRLCTSKSCTFVDEKTVLPITKNHIRYGTARWDRSGWLYQQLLKMNGDKISKAPFFLVVDADTILIRPHAFRKDGKTIFYYRSWSQPEYFRTYRKLMGVKAPSPKSFVTHYMLFEKARLTRLKQVIEARHGKAWYNAIIQSIDRKKQFGFSEYETYANYLYSKQPSRMILRKSLNKALHSRASSLSQKQLDTFAKSHRSLSFHQRKVYQIVKKKQYSAK, from the coding sequence ATGTCAGCGCAATCGGATGGGCCACGAAAGGGTTCCCTTACAATCGATGTTCTGATTCCTGCAATTGATAAGGATATTGCCACATTACCGCTGGTGATAGACAGTCTGCGCCATCACGTACAGCACAGAATTGGAACGATTTATATCGTTTCACCGCAAAGCACTGGAATTCGTCGACTGTGTACCAGCAAAAGCTGTACATTTGTAGACGAAAAGACGGTGCTGCCTATCACCAAAAATCATATTCGTTACGGTACGGCGCGCTGGGACCGCTCAGGCTGGCTATATCAGCAATTGCTCAAAATGAACGGCGATAAAATTAGTAAAGCTCCTTTCTTTCTCGTCGTTGATGCGGATACGATTTTGATTCGGCCACATGCGTTTCGAAAGGATGGCAAAACGATATTTTACTATCGAAGCTGGAGCCAGCCTGAGTATTTCCGCACCTACCGCAAGCTGATGGGCGTGAAGGCTCCCTCACCGAAGTCCTTTGTTACTCACTATATGCTGTTTGAAAAAGCGCGGCTTACTCGTCTCAAGCAGGTTATTGAGGCTCGTCATGGAAAAGCTTGGTATAACGCAATTATCCAAAGTATAGACCGGAAAAAGCAGTTTGGTTTTTCCGAATATGAGACGTATGCCAACTATCTGTACAGCAAGCAGCCCTCTCGGATGATTTTGCGCAAGTCACTTAATAAAGCGCTTCATAGTCGGGCTTCTTCCCTCTCGCAAAAACAATTGGATACCTTTGCTAAAAGCCATCGTTCTTTATCCTTTCATCAACGTAAGGTATATCAGATCGTTAAAAAGAAACAATATTCCGCAAAATGA